Sequence from the Pseudomonas sp. 7SR1 genome:
GCATTCGCGCTTCGGATACCTGCGCGGTCACCCTCAACGACTGCACCGTTGCCGAGGCCAGTCTGCTGGGCGCCCGGGGCAAGGGCCTGGCCATCGCCCTGTCCAACCTAGAAGGCGGTCGCATCGGCATCGCGGCCCAGGCCCTGGGCATCGCCCGGGCGGCGTTTGAAGCGGCCCTGGCCTACGCCCGGGACCGGACGCAGTTCGACAAGCCCATCATCGAGCACCAGAGCATCGCCAACCTGCTGGCCGACATGCACACCCGCCTGAACGCCGCCCGCCTGCTCATCCTCCATGCCGCCCGCCTGCGCAGCGCCGGCAAGCCCTGCCTGTCGGAAGCCTCTCAGGCCAAGCTGTTCGCCTCGGAAATGGCCGAGAAAGTCTGCTCCTCGGCGATCCAGATCCATGGCGGGTATGGGTATCTTGAAGATTATCCGGTGGAGCGCTACTACCGCGACGCGCGGATCACCCAGATCTATGAGGGGTCGAGCGAGATCCAGCGGATGGTCATCGCCCGGGAACTCAAGCACTACCTGGTTTAACAGCAGGAGAAGCATTGCGAGCAAGCTTGCGATGCAGGGGTGCAGTTGATGAAGACGTCGACTGCGCCGCCGCTCATCTGGAAAACTCGCTACCTGTAAGCTCCTACAGTAGCCACCTCCCGCCATCCAGGTCCTAATGATTTCGTCGCTGCATCAGTCCGTCCCTGCTCGGCTTCGGTCGCCGGCTGGACGGGCCTGTCCAGCCTTGGCCGAACAGGAGCCGAATCATGACAGACCAAGCAGGAGATGTACTTGTCGAGAACCACCGAGGCGTGGATATCTGGCGAAGACAATACGACCCTTATGGCGGTCCAGCAAATTACTTTTATGTTTACAGAGGCCGCCAGAGCCCGATGTATAGCGACCCGGGCACGCTGAAAAAGGACCTGGATATTGAAATTGACAAGGACCTAACCGCAAAAAAATAGAAACCGCTTGCCCGGCTGAACGGCCCCCGCCCATCGCGAGCAAGCTCGCGATGGCGTCAGTCAGGGTTACGGTTATTTGTCCTGGAACTGGGGCGCGCGCTTGTCCACGAACGCCGCCATGCCTTCTTTCTGATCCTGCGTGGCGAACGCCGCGTGGAACACCCGGCGCTCGAAACGCACGCCTTCGGACAGGCTCACTTCAAAGGCGCGGTTGACGCTTTCCTTGACCATCATGCTGACAGGCACCGACTTGGACGCGATCAGGGCGGCGGTCTTCAGGGCGTCATCCAGCAGTTCGTCGGCCGGTACGATCCGCGCCACGATGCCGCAACGCTCGGCCTCGACCGCGTCGATGAAACGTCCGGTCAGGCACATCTCCATGGCCTTGGCCTTGCCCACCGCGCGAGTCAGGCGCTGGGTGCCGCCCATGCCTGGCAACACGCCCAGGTTGATTTCCGGCTGGCCGAACTTGGCGTTGTCGCCCGCCAGGATGAAATCGCACATCAACGCCAGCTCACAGCCGCCCCCCAGGGCGAAACCGTTAACCGCCGCGATGATCGGCTTGCGCCGGTTGGCCACGCGGTCGCTGTCGCTGAACAGGTCGTCGAGGTAGATCTGCGGATAGGTCAGCTCGGCCATTTCCTTGATATCGGCACCGGCGGCGAACGCCTTCTTCGAACCGGTCAGTACGATGCAGCCGATCCTGGGGTCCGCTTCCAGGCTGTCCAGGGCGTGGTTCAGTTCGCTGACGATCTGCGCGTTCAAGGCGTTCAAGGCCTGGGGACGGTTGAGGGTGATCAGGCCGACGCGGTCCTGGATCTCCAATAGAATCGTTTCGTAGTTCATGCAGCACTCCTGTTCAAAGATTGCGCGAAATGACCATGCGCTGAATGTCGCTGGTGCCTTCGTAGATCTGGCAGACCCGTACGTCGCGGTAGATGCGTTCCAGCGGGAAGTCGTTGAGGTAACCGTATCCACCCAGGGTTTGCAATGCCATGGAGCAGACTTTCTCGGCCATTTCCGAGGCGAACAGCTTGGCCATGGACGCTTCCACCAGCGCTGGCTGGTCGTTGTCCCGCAAGGTTGCGGCGTAATGGACCATTTGCCGGGCCACGGCGATCTGGGTCGCCATGTCCGCCAGGCGGAACGCCACGGCCTGATGCTCGATGATCGGCTTGCCGAAACTCTGCCGTTCGCGGGCATAGTCCCGGGCCGCTTCGAACGCGGCCCGGGCCATGCCCACCGCCTGGGCGGCAATACCGACGCGTCCGCCTTCCAGGTTCGCCAGGGCGATGCGATAGCCTTCACCCTCCTCCCCCAAGCGATTGGCCAGCGGCACCTTCACGTCCTCGAAAAGGATCTGGCATGTGTCGGATGCGTGCTGGCCGAGCTTGTCCTCGACCCGCGCCACGCTGTAGCCCGGCGAGTCGGTGGGCACGATAAAGGCACTGATGCCGCGCTTGCCGGCGCTCGGATCGGTCACCGCGAACAC
This genomic interval carries:
- a CDS encoding enoyl-CoA hydratase; its protein translation is MNYETILLEIQDRVGLITLNRPQALNALNAQIVSELNHALDSLEADPRIGCIVLTGSKKAFAAGADIKEMAELTYPQIYLDDLFSDSDRVANRRKPIIAAVNGFALGGGCELALMCDFILAGDNAKFGQPEINLGVLPGMGGTQRLTRAVGKAKAMEMCLTGRFIDAVEAERCGIVARIVPADELLDDALKTAALIASKSVPVSMMVKESVNRAFEVSLSEGVRFERRVFHAAFATQDQKEGMAAFVDKRAPQFQDK
- a CDS encoding acyl-CoA dehydrogenase translates to MLATEEQTQIRDMARQFAQERLKPFAADWDREHRFPREAIAEMAELGFFGMLVPEQWGGCDTGYLAYAMALEEIAAGDGACSTIMSVHNSVGCVPILKFGTDEQKARFLAPLASGAMLGAFALTEPQAGSDASSLKTRARLEGDHYVLNGSKQFITSGQNAGVVIVFAVTDPSAGKRGISAFIVPTDSPGYSVARVEDKLGQHASDTCQILFEDVKVPLANRLGEEGEGYRIALANLEGGRVGIAAQAVGMARAAFEAARDYARERQSFGKPIIEHQAVAFRLADMATQIAVARQMVHYAATLRDNDQPALVEASMAKLFASEMAEKVCSMALQTLGGYGYLNDFPLERIYRDVRVCQIYEGTSDIQRMVISRNL